In Camelina sativa cultivar DH55 chromosome 13, Cs, whole genome shotgun sequence, the genomic window tatatataaacgAGTCTTGAAAATGATTAATAAGTACGGGAacatgatttaatttttaagctttttctgGTTAATGAGTACGGGAACCTTTGTATTCATCCCATcccctctcaaccaatcaaaatgttctatctaatattttttttaaaaataaatcaaaattaaatgaaaaagccaaacaaattaaggaaacaaattatgtatacttttatttaaagaaagttaaatattggcttggtttatattttacaattaaacgagtttttatatatcggtttgagtttataaatgagaattagtgtttagattttataattaaaacgaaattatatgtcggtttgggtttataaataaggtggttagagtttagatttcataattagaacaaaattatatgtcggtttgggtttacaaatgaaatggttaggatttagattttacaattagaacgaaattatatgtcggtttgggtttacaaatgagatggttagagtttagattttacaattagaacaaaattatatgtcggtttggatttataaatgagatgattagggtttaaattttacaattataacgaaATTGTTTAGGTTTATATAACAGCggtttaaatttctaattttataataatatatacatattttatttccttattttgtaagggggtgaatgaagaggGGTGAACCAAAGTATGTCTTGTTAATGAGTACCTAAAAGTGATAAGTAGCATCACCCCTactattatgttattatatatctcGCTTAATTAAAACCTTTAACTTTTCTGATTGtccaagaaaataataatctcTTACATATCTTATGTAATATATACTACAGAACGTTTCGAATGATAACATGATAAAATGTCTCAACAAACGATTAGGGTAAGGACCATTGGACCACTGTGTCCATGTAGAGTTTGTCGCAAAAAAGAGCCTTCCACGCTTTACCttcacacatttttttattttttatttataaatattatctaTTTACTTTGTTCAACTTGGAGAGGTATATTTTTTGGTCCTTCGGGGgattttttccatttaatttttttcgaCCTTTTCCATTGCCATCGAAAAATGTTAGGGATTAATTAGTTTGGTCCCCTTTAGAAAACAAGCAATGCTTTATGAAATTTTGTAGTACGTAATAAGAAAGGTGTTACAATTCGGTTGTGTATATATAGGTTTGTATACACTTTTGTCGACATCATTGTgcatatactatatagtatttattaagATGCAGACACTATCAGAAAAATAGCTATTCTATGATATGAAGAAAGTAGCCGGTCCAGTTTCACTCTGGGAACCAAGAACGAACTGAAACATTAATAATCAATGTAAGCGTACGTATATAGTCAATGACAGATTAAACTTGAAATGTGTGCGTATGGGTGTGCATAATATAAAGTATCAATGTATGGAGAATGGGTCTCTTATTAACATCGTAGATTCGTAGGAGCAAATGTAGTCTAGTTGCATGGAATACGTATAGGGCTCTGCAAAATTTCTGTAATATCCGTTTCACTCTGTTCTGATTCAATAAATTCGGATAACTATTCATACAGCAAATAAAATGTTTACATAGAGCAAATAAAATgtaagaataattaattaatttagtattttcaGTGATTGTTTATcctaaaatcatataattatttgtGTACTTTTATCTAATGGTCTACTTTTCTGTTTCATAATAAGTGATATtatgccaatttttttttctttttcgtttcaaatatttttctacaGTTTGATAATGCTTAATATTACTTTTTGTTTCGACAAAAACTAATAAGTATAAAGTAGGGTCgtttgtctcccaaagaaaaaaaaaagtaggggTATAATCGAGGGAATGATATAATGTGACTGGTATTGATCTTTACTGGGCCAGGCCCAGTTTGGGTGAGCAGCAGATCCAACTAtctgacaaaagaaaaagaaaaaaagagagtttcaCCCACTCAGCACCACCTGACAATTTCTCATTCTGATTCTGCAAATCTAATTGGGATTTGGATATCAGAGGAAAACAAATGTGGGAAATGGGGGGACTCTTCTAAAGTGACAGTGAcacttattattaaaaactctGGTTTCATTGGAACCAAATCGAAGCTTGaaattattatctttaaaaaaagagaaagattcaAAGAGGAGACAGTGTTACACAAATACAAAGtgagaaaacaacaacaaggaagAAGCGTTAAAGCCAAAATATAAGACACGTgcttattcaaaacaaaacaNNNNNNNNNNNNNNNNNNNNNNNNNNNNNNNNNNNNNNNNNNNNNNNNNNNNNNNNNNNNNNNNNNNNNNNNNNNNNNNNNNNNNNNNNNNNNNNNNNNNNNNNNNNNNNNNNNNNNNNNNNNNNNNNNNNNNNNNNNNNNNNNNNNNNNNNNNNNNNNNNNNNNNNNNNNNNNNNNNNNNNNNNNNNNNNNNNNNNNNNNNNNNNNNNNNNNNNNNNNNNNNNNNNNNNNNNNNNNNNNNNNNNNNNNNNNNNNNNNNNNNNNNNNNNNNNNNNNNNNNNNNNNNNNNNNNNNNNNNNNNNNNNNNNNNNNNNNNNNNNNNNNNNNNNNNNNNNNNNNNNNNNNNNNNNNNNNNNNNNNNNNNNNNNNNNNNNNNNNNNNNNNNNNNNNNNNNNNNNNNNNNNNNNNNNNNNNNNNNNNNNNNNNNNNNNNNNNNNNNNNNNNNNNNNNNNNNNNNNNNNNNNNNNNNNNNNNNNNNNNNNNNNNNNNNNNNNNNNNNNNtttttttttttttttttttttttttttttttttttttttttttttttttttgcaaattcaCTGCAACAAAATCTGAGTTTGCAGAGCAAAAATATGGCAGGAATGTTCTTGAAGaagtccttttcttttttttaatctatctcCTCAGGGTGTGAAGAATGTACTCAGCGTAAAGGTCCCTGTAAGAGAGAGATttcaaaatcaagaatcaagatttgcttaaaagatttttaaaaagaatcataataagaaagTAAGTTACATTGAGTACTGAATAGCTTCAATAGCAGGACCAGGTTGTAGGAAATCATTCACTGCAACTTCCTTGTTCTCATTCTTCTTGTCTGTTTAACTTGCGGTtaaaggtaacaaaaaaaaatgaatcatcaAAGAATTAAGATTGAAGattcaaaaagtttttaaggATACAGTCTTCGAAGAATCGACGGATTTCAGTGAGACGATGAGGTGGGAGTTCATTGATGTTAGTGTAATGCTTATACTCAGGATCATCAACACATACTGCAATGATCTTGTcatctctttcacccttttttaCAATTAGACacaaaaataatactcagaattAGCTTACATTATCACTACACAAAACTTGAACCAAAAGGAACCACATGTTGGATGTTTACCTGGTCAATCATAGGCATTAAACCAATAGCTCTGGCGCGAAGAAAACAGCCCGGAAGCACAGGCTCCTGTACATTTTAATCAACTTTTGATATAAGAGAATTGTTTCATTTCATCCATATCATCAAATTTCAAATAGTTTATAGATTTTGGAGTCAAACCTGCATGATAACTAAAACATCCATAGGGTCATTGTCTTCACATAGTGTGCGTGGGACAAAACCGTAGTTATGAGGATACACAACCGATGAATACAGAATCCGATCAACCTGCGAGATCCACATTCAAAAACACTTAAAGATTGGTTTCCCCCACAAGTTCAGATCATTCTCCAAGATTTGATCTTCTTACCTTGATGAGTCCTGTTTTCTTGTCAAGTTCATACTTGACCTTGCTCCCCTTTGAGATCTCAATAACCTGattcaaacaaaaaagtcaAATGATTTAAGATTCTCACTTTGTGATCTACTCAAAACCACAACACACATCATCAAGCATAAGACTTTACCACATTGAAGATCACTGGAGCTCCAGGTCCTGTAGtacacaaataataattttaagttCAGAAAAAAGACTCTAAATCAGCCAGCTATATATAAAGActccaaaacacacacaaaatcttAAATTACCGATTTCAAGATCATGCCATGGATGTGCAGCAACCGATCTCTTAGACAAAGATGAGAGAATCCTCTCGTTTAAACGTGGTGTAGGTTGCTGAAGCTTCTTCTGAGATTGATTcgttttcacttcttcttctccattcatctaataaataaacagagcaaaaacagaACCAAATGTTAGAATCTTGTTAATTAATTGTCATTGATCAGTTCACCTCTAAAATCTAAAGTCATAACTAGTGACGCTGATCACACGATCCATCACGCAAAGATTTCACATCTATCATCAGATTCTACTAGTAAAATAATATCATATTCAAGATCCAACAAGTCTACAAAAATCGTGAAAAAAATCCACATAATTCAGTTAAAATACTAACGATCGTTCATTTCGTGATAAATCTAGAGGATCAAAACATCGATGATACGCAACGCAACAAAtcaagaacccaaaaaaaataagaaaaaaagtcgTACCTTGGAATCGTTTTCAAGAAGAGAACACACAGAACAATCTTGCGGAAactatggagaagaaaaaaataaagtgacaaagaggaagagaaaacaGTAAAGCGCGTGCTCTTCAATTGCGAACCATATTGGTATTTATAGAAACCGAAATAAACGGATCAAgctttgaaaataaataaatacgtCATTAAGTTATTAATCAAACATGATTTAATTAATCACCGTTCCATCTCTTAAAACAAGGGGCCTACCGTAAAACACTAATCTCACTCTCTTGAACGATTCTCCAACACACACGtgtcccccccccccccccccccccccNNNNNNNNNNNNNNNNNNNNNNNNNNNNNNNNNNNNNNNNNNNNNNNNNNNNNNNNNNNNNNNNNNNNNNNNNNNNNNNNNNNNNNNNNNNNNNNNNNNNNNNNNNNNNNNNNNNNNNNNNNNNNNNNNNNNNNNNNNNNNNNNNNNNNNNNNNNNNNNNNNNNNNNNNNNNNNNNNNNNNNNNNNNNNNNNNNNNNNNNNNNNNNNNNNNNNNNNNNNNNNNNNNNNNNNNNNNNNNNNNNNNNNNNNNNNNNNNNNNNNNNNNNNNNNNNNNNNNNNNNNNNNNNNNNNNNNNNNNNNNNNNNNNNNNNNNNNNNNNNNNNNNNNNNNNNNNNNNNNNNNNNNNNNNNNNNNNNNNNNNNNNNNNNNNNNNNNNNNNNNNNNNNNNNNNNNNNNNNNNNNNNNNNNNNNNNNNNNNNNNNNNNNNNNNNNNNNNNNNNNNNNNNNNNNNNNNNNNNNNNNNNNNNNNNNNNNNNNNNNNNNNNNNNNNNNNNNNNNNNNNNNNNNNNNNNNNNNNNNNNNNNNNNNNNNNNNNNNNNNNNNNNNNNNNNNNNNNNNNNNNNNNNNNNNNNNNNNNNNNNNNNNNNNNNNNNNNNNNNNNNNNNNNNNNNNNNNNNNNNNNNNNNNNNNNNNNNNNNNNNNNNNNNNNNNNNNNNNNNNNNNNNNNNNNNNNNNNNNNNNNNNNNNNNNNNNNNNNNNNNNNNNNNNNNNNNNNNNNNNNNNNNNNNNNNNNNNNNNNNNNNNNNNNNNNNNNNNNNNNNNNNNNNNNNNNNNNNNNNNNNNNNNNNNNNNNNNNNNNNNNNNNNNNNNNNNNNNNNNNNNNNNNNNNNNNNNNNNNNNNNNNNNNNNNNNNNNNNNNNNNNATTAGAGCTGCTTTCGCGGAGTTTTTCTCCATGGTTATATTCGTTTTCGCGGGTCAAGGCTCTGGGATGGCTTATGGGAAGCTAACCGGAGATGGTCCAGCCACACCTTCGGGTCTTGTGGCCGCGTCTTTGTCACATGCGTTTGCGTTGTTCGTTGCGGTTTCCGTTGGAGCAAACGTTTCAGGCGGCCATGTGAATCCCGCCGTTACGTTCGGAGCTTTTATAGGCGGAAACATTACCTTGTTAAGAGCTATTCTTTATTGGATCGCTCAGTTACTTGGTGCAGTTGTAGCTTGCTTGTTGCTTAAGGTAAGCACAGGCGGTATGGAAACGTCAGCGTTCTCGCTATCCTATGGAGTCACACCGTGGAATGCCGTAATTTTCGAGATTGTGATGACGTTTGGGTTAGTTTACACGGTTTACGCTACTGCCGTGGATCCTAAGAAAGGTGATATTGGAATCATTGCTCCTTTAGCGATTGGGTTAATCGTTGGAGCTAATATTCTCGTCGGTGGTGCGTTCGACGGAGCCTCTATGAACCCGGCGGTTTCGTTTGGTCCGGCCGTGGTTAGCTGGACGTGGACGAATCATTGGGTCTATTGGGTTGGTCCTTTTATCGGTGCAGCCATTGCAGCTATTGTTTATGACACTATCTTTATCAGTAGTAATGGACATGAACCACTTCCTTCTAATGATTTCTAAGTTAGGGTTTTAAATCTCCTGGTGTGTCCTACTAAAGGGTATTGTGAGAGATATTGATGTTATTTATTCTCTCATGTGtctttttctaatgtttttttagttGTGTGGCTGAAATGTTGATTCTACTACATACAGTATGTTGTTTTTAAGTGATTAATAAATCGATTGATGGAGAATTTAacattaatttcaaattagattaaattattatatatcttgGATTTACGTACGTAGTAGTATTCAGCCACACGTAAGAAGAATTCATGTACAACGAATTCTATGTGATGGCATATTCTTGAGATTATGCTTCCATAgtgaaaacatataaaatatacgTAATGGGACCCGCTATTATcaatactatgtaatatatg contains:
- the LOC104738527 gene encoding aquaporin TIP1-3-like, which translates into the protein MEKKKIKAAFAEFFSMVIFVFAGQGSGMAYGKLTGDGPATPSGLVAASLSHAFALFVAVSVGANVSGGHVNPAVTFGAFIGGNITLLRAILYWIAQLLGAVVACLLLKVSTGGMETSAFSLSYGVTPWNAVIFEIVMTFGLVYTVYATAVDPKKGDIGIIAPLAIGLIVGANILVGGAFDGASMNPAVSFGPAVVSWTWTNHWVYWVGPFIGAAIAAIVYDTIFISSNGHEPLPSNDF
- the LOC104737630 gene encoding soluble inorganic pyrophosphatase 5, yielding MNGEEEVKTNQSQKKLQQPTPRLNERILSSLSKRSVAAHPWHDLEIGPGAPVIFNVVIEISKGSKVKYELDKKTGLIKVDRILYSSVVYPHNYGFVPRTLCEDNDPMDVLVIMQEPVLPGCFLRARAIGLMPMIDQGERDDKIIAVCVDDPEYKHYTNINELPPHRLTEIRRFFEDYKKNENKEVAVNDFLQPGPAIEAIQYSMDLYAEYILHTLRR